One Candidatus Eisenbacteria bacterium genomic window, TCCGGCACATAGGCGGATGAAACGCCCGAAGATTTCGAGGTCGCCGACGTTGAGAATGCTACGAACATCCCTCTGAACGTAGGTCTGATAGTAACCTCGCAGCCACTGCCGGGGCTCCAGTCCCTTGTCGTGGATTCTCGGGTAGAATCCCCGGAAGAGCGTTTCCATGAGGTCGGGAACGGGTCCCCTTCTCTGCCGCGGCACGGTTCGCCCCAGTCGGGATACCGCGAACGGCCTTCTACCGTCCAGCTCCGACATCGAGAACGGAAGGAGATGGAGAATGGCGCAGCGGCCCGCCAGGGACTGGCTGAGTTTCTCCAGGAGCAGGAAGTTCTGAGAGCCACTCAGGATGAAGCGCCCCGGCTTCTCCTTCTCGTCCACCAGGGTCTGGATGTAGGAAAAGAGGTCCGGCGCGCGCTGCACTTCGTCCAGGATCACAGACCCGTTGAACTGGTGCAGGAAGCCCCGCGGATCCTCGCGTGCGAAGCGGCCATCATCAGGGTCCTCGAGCGAGACATACCGGTGACGTGGAAAGGCCGTCCGAGCCAGCGTGGTCTTGCCCGACTGGCGGGGTCCCGTCAGGGTGACCACGGGGTACTGCTCCGCGGCTCGGTGAAGGATGGGCAAGAGAGAGCGCCGAATCATCGGATCCTCCGTGAAGCGTCCGCAGATTGAATTTACGATATTCAATCTGTAAGATCCACTTGCCCGAGTCAAGGACCTTCCGCGACCCGGGACGCGGGAACCTGCCCTGCCGCCTCCAGAATGCCTCCACGACCGGGGGGGACTCGGGGGGACTCCAGCGGACTCGATGGGGATAGGGAGGGCAGCGGTAACCGATCATTCTGCAAACCGATGCGTCCGAACTCGCGCCGCGCCAACCGGTTAGTTTTTTGCCCGCAATCGGGTTCGATTCCCGCCGCCTCCAATTCTATCCGTGAACACTTCAGGCGAGAGGGCCTCTGCTGCATATTGGGAATCCGATTCCCAATTTGCTTGACATGGGACCGAAAAGGGAACAGGTTGTTCGCATGGCGGCGGCGAAGTACCTGACACGCACCCTGACCCCGGTGCTCCGGCGTGTTGCCCGGGAGTTCCCGAGCGTGGTTCTCACCGGTCCCCGGCAATCGGGCAAGACGACCCTGGTCCGGCGGATCTTCGGCGCGACCCACCGCTACTGCAATCTGGACGATCCTGAGCTGCGGGAACAGGCGCGCCGCGACCCCCGATTGTTCCTCGACCGATTTCCTCCGCCTCTCATCCTGGACGAGATC contains:
- a CDS encoding ATP-binding protein, whose protein sequence is MIRRSLLPILHRAAEQYPVVTLTGPRQSGKTTLARTAFPRHRYVSLEDPDDGRFAREDPRGFLHQFNGSVILDEVQRAPDLFSYIQTLVDEKEKPGRFILSGSQNFLLLEKLSQSLAGRCAILHLLPFSMSELDGRRPFAVSRLGRTVPRQRRGPVPDLMETLFRGFYPRIHDKGLEPRQWLRGYYQTYVQRDVRSILNVGDLEIFGRFIRLCAGRNGQLLNLSALGADCGITHTTARRWTSILEASFLIHILRPHHRNFSKRMIKSPKLYFLDTGLLCYLLGIRSPDELHGHASRGAVFESLIVSELLKNRLHQGEESDLYFWRDSTGHEIDLLLELGPSLMPIEIKSGMTVASDFFRGLEYWRKLSGQPDAPGALVYAGDRAYRRQGFVVHPWAAL